A portion of the Lampris incognitus isolate fLamInc1 chromosome 9, fLamInc1.hap2, whole genome shotgun sequence genome contains these proteins:
- the lingo4b gene encoding leucine-rich repeat and immunoglobulin-like domain-containing nogo receptor-interacting protein 4b codes for MFVESVVRWGAWSLLVHFGLGVSAGNCPSRCVCRPNSSEVNCSGKHLTSVPEGFSSNARYLDLSRNKLKTIGRRQFSGLYQLQELDLSDNIISMIEVEAFQGMHNLRTLCIKNNRLKIIPVRVFSGLPSLRILDLSENEILVFLDYTFKEMVNLQILEAGENDLVFISQRAFIGLQNLQELTLDRSNLTSIPTEALSQLQSLTRLNMLRLTISALPNNAFRRLHRLRSLVISNWPMLDTLATNSLIGLNLTSLVISNCNLSVVPYLVLRHLVYLRFLDLSYNPITTIRGNLLGDLLRLQELHLAGGSLLRIEPGAFRGLAYFRMLNVTSNQLTTLEQSAFHSVGNLQILRLDGNPLACDCRLLWVVHRRVRLNFDGHQPTCSSPDKVRQREFKDFSEKELPRLFTCRPARIADRRPQEARVEEGTTVLFSCKADGDPAPSITWVSSQKSLISSTGRIRVLPNGTLEVRFAQVQDSGSYKCTASNAAGNDSITVSLQVKGFPRNRTMPFFTEEGWVESSYSPTVNSSTQMAKPYPFDAKTLIIATTMGFLSFLSSVAICFVFMFFWSQSKGQIKHTATIDFVPRTSMGGGGDGGDGGRFTMKLI; via the coding sequence ATGTTTGTGGAGTCTGTTGTCCGATGGGGAGCATGGAGCCTCCTGGTCCACTTTGGGCTTGGCGTTTCTGCAGGGAACTGTCCTTcacggtgtgtgtgtcggccgaaCTCATCAGAGGTAAACTGCTCTGGCAAACATCTAACCTCAGTGCCGGAGGGCTTCTCCAGCAATGCCAGATATTTGGACTTATCGCGCAATAAGCTTAAGACCATTGGACGCCGCCAGTTCTCAGGCCTTTACCAACTTCAAGAGTTGGACCTCAGTGATAATATAATCTCCATGATTGAGGTGGAGGCCTTCCAGGGGATGCACAACTTAAGGACTCTTTGCATCAAAAACAACCGACTCAAGATTATCCCGGTCAGGGTATTTTCAGGCCTACCAAGTCTGCGCATCCTGGACCTCAGTGAGAACGAGATTCTGGTCTTTCTGGACTATACCTTCAAAGAGATGGTGAACTTGCAGATATTGGAGGCAGGGGAGAATGACTTGGTGTTCATCTCTCAGAGAGCATTCATCGGTTTGCAGAACCTGCAGGAGCTCACCTTGGACCGCAGCAATCTGACCTCCATCCCCACTGAGGCATTGTCGCAGCTACAGAGCCTGACACGTCTGAACATGCTGAGACTCACCATCTCCGCGTTGCCCAACAACGCCTTCCGTCGGCTCCACCGCCTTCGCAGCCTCGTGATCTCAAACTGGCCCATGCTGGATACACTGGCAACAAACAGCTTAATTGGCCTAAACCTCACTTCCCTGGTCATCAGCAACTGCAACCTCAGCGTGGTTCCCTACTTGGTGCTTCGTCACCTGGTCTACCTGCGCTTCCTGGACCTTTCCTACAACCCCATCACTACAATCCGAGGAAATCTCTTGGGGGATCTTCTGAGGCTCCAGGAGTTGCATTTGGCTGGGGGCAGTCTGCTGCGAATAGAACCGGGGGCCTTCAGGGGTCTCGCCTACTTCCGGATGCTCAACGTGACGTCCAACCAGCTCACTACGTTGGAGCAGAGTGCCTTCCACTCAGTGGGGAATCTCCAGATTTTGCGGTTGGATGGGAATCCCTTGGCATGTGATTGCCGGCTTCTCTGGGTGGTCCACCGGCGGGTGCGCTTGAATTTTGACGGTCACCAGCCCACATGTTCGTCTCCTGATAAGGTGCGGCAGCGTGAGTTCAAGGACTTCTCAGAGAAGGAGCTTCCAAGGCTGTTCACCTGTCGGCCGGCCCGTATTGCAGACCGCCGGCCCCAAGAAGCCAGAGTAGAGGAGGGCACCACGGTGCTCTTCTCCTGTAAGGCAGATGGTGACCCGGCTCCATCTATCACATGGGTCTCATCCCAGAAATCCTTGATTTCTTCGACAGGGAGAATCAGGGTTCTGCCTAATGGCACTCTAGAGGTGCGTTTTGCCCAGGTTCAGGACAGCGGTTCATATAAGTGCACAGCTAGCAACGCAGCTGGCAACGACAGCATCACCGTTAGCCTGCAGGTGAAAGGGTTCCCCCGCAACCGCACCATGCCCTTTTTCACAGAAGAGGGCTGGGTAGAGTCCTCTTACTCTCCTACAGTCAACTCCTCAACTCAGATGGCCAAGCCATACCCATTTGATGCAAAGACACTGATCATCGCCACAACCATGGGCTTCCTGTCATTCCTCAGCTCTGTGGCAATCTGCTTTGTGTTCATGTTCTTCTGGAGTCAGAGCAAAGGCCAGATAAAGCACACGGCAACTATCGACTTTGTTCCCCGTACCTCCATGGGTGGAGGAGGGGATGGAGGGGACGGTGGCCGGTTTACTATGAAACTCATCTAA